The proteins below come from a single Cannabis sativa cultivar Pink pepper isolate KNU-18-1 chromosome 3, ASM2916894v1, whole genome shotgun sequence genomic window:
- the LOC115709882 gene encoding magnesium-chelatase subunit ChlH, chloroplastic → MASLLSSSFTLTSSKVDHLSSLSKKQYFLHSFLPKKANQPNSKSFLKVKCAAVGNGLFTQTTQEVRRIVPENKNGLPTVKIVYVVLEAQYQSSLTAAVQSLNESKRYASYELVGYLVEELRDESNYKSFCKDLEDANIFIGSLIFVEELALKVKAAVEKERDRLDAVLVFPSMPEVMRLNKLGSFSMSQLGQSKSPFFQLFKKKKQSAGFADSMLKLVRTLPKVLKYLPSDKAQDARLYILSLQFWLGGSPDNLGNFLKMISGSYIPALKGLKIEYKDPVLYLDTGVWHPLAPCMYDDVKEYLNWYGTRKDVSEKVKGPNAPIIGLVLQRSHIVTGDDSHYAAVIMELEAKGAKVIPIFAGGLDFSGPVEKYFVDPVTKKTFVNSVISLTGFALVGGPARQDHPKAIEALMKLDVPYIVAVPLVFQTTEEWLNSTLGLHPIQVALQVALPELDGGMEPIVFAGRDPRTGKAHALHKRVEQLCTRAIKWAELTKKTKEEKRIAITVFSFPPDKGNVGTAAYLNVFASIFSVLKDLKEDGYNVEGLPESSEALIEEVIHDKEAQFSSPNLNVAYKMGVREYHKLTPYATMLEENWGKAPGNLNSDGENLLVYGKQYGNVFIGVQPTFGYEGDPMRLLFSKSASPHHGFAAYYSFVEKIFKADAVLHFGTHGSLEFMPGKQVGMSDACYPDSLIGNIPNVYYYAANNPSEATIAKRRSYANTISYLTPPAENAGLYKGLKQLSELISSYQSLKDSGRGPQIVSSIISTAKQCNLDKDVDLPDEGTELSVKDRDSVVGKVYSKIMEIESRLLPCGLHIIGEPPTAMEAVATLVNIAALDRPEDEITSFPSILAQTVGREIEDIYRGSDKGVLKDVELLKQITEATRGAISKFVERTTNNKGQVVDVADKLSSILGFGINEPWIDYLSSTKFYRADREKLRKLFEFLGECLKLIVADNELGSLKQALEGKFVEPGPGGDPIRNPKVLPTGKNIHALDPQAIPTTAAMQSARIVVERLVERQKIDNGGKYPETVALVLWGTDNIKTYGESLGQVLWMIGVRPIADTLGRVNRVEPVSLEELGRPRIDVVVNCSGVFRDLFINQMNLLDRAVKMVAELDEPVEMNFVRKHALEQAESLGVGVREAATRIFSNASGSYSSNINLAVENSTWNDEKQLQDMYLSRKSFAFDCDAPGAGMTEKRQVFEMALSTAEATFQNLDSSEISLTDVSHYFDSDPTNLVQNLRKDGKKPSAYIADTTTANAQVRTLSETVRLDARTKLLNPKWYEGMMSTGYEGVREIEKRLTNTVGWSATSGQVDNWVYEEANTTFIQDEEMMNRLMNKNPNSFRKMVQTFLEANGRGYWETSADNIEKLRQLYSEVEDKIEGIDR, encoded by the exons ATGGCTTCTTTACTATCTTCATCATTCACCTTGACAAGTTCTAAAGTTGATCACCTTTCTTCACTTTCTAAAAAACAATACTTTCTTCACTCTTTTCTTCCCAAGAAAGCAAACCAACCCAACTCAAAATCTTTCCTTAAAGTGAAGTGTGCAGCAGTTGGGAATGGTTTGTTTACTCAGACCACACAAGAAGTTCGTCGAATTGTCCCAGAGAACAAAAATGGACTTCCCACTGTGAAAATTGTTTATGTTGTTTTGGAAGCTCAGTACCAGTCTTCACTCACTGCTGCAGTTCAGTCATTGAATGAATCAAAAAGGTATGCTTCTTATGAACTAGTTGGTTACTTGGTTGAAGAGCTTAGAGATGAGTCAAATTACAAATCTTTCTGTAAAGATCTTGAGGATGCCAATATCTTCATTGGGTCTTTGATTTTCGTTGAGGAACTTGCTTTGAAAGTCAAAGCTGCTGTTGAGAAAGAAAGGGATAGACTTGATGCAGTCCTTGTGTTCCCTTCAATGCCTGAGGTGATGAGACTCAACAAGTTGGGTTCTTTCAGTATGTCTCAATTGGGTCAATCAAAGAGTCCATTTTTTCAACTCTTTAAGAAGAAGAAGCAGTCTGCTGGCTTTGCTGATAGCATGTTGAAACTTGTGAGGACTCTTCCTAAGGTTTTGAAGTACTTGCCTAGTGATAAAGCTCAGGATGCTAGGCTTTACATACTCAGTCTTCAGTTTTGGCTTGGTGGTTCCCCTGATAACTTGGGGAATTTCTTGAAGATGATTTCTGGGTCTTATATTCCAGCTCTCAAGGGGCTTAAGATTGAGTACAAAGACCCAGTTTTGTATTTGGATACTGGAGTTTGGCACCCTTTGGCTCCTTGTATGTATGATGATGTGAAGGAGTATTTGAACTGGTATGGAACTAGAAAGGATGTTAGTGAGAAGGTTAAGGGCCCGAATGCGCCTATAATTGGGTTGGTTTTGCAGAGAAGTCATATAGTTACTGGTGATGACAGTCACTATGCTGCTGTGATCATGGAATTGGAGGCGAAAGGCGCTAAGGTGATACCGATTTTTGCTGGTGGACTTGACTTTTCAGGTCCAGTGGAGAAGTATTTTGTTGATCCTGTTACCAAGAAAACATTTGTGAATTCAGTGATATCACTCACTGGTTTTGCACTTGTTGGAGGGCCAGCAAGGCAGGATCATCCTAAAGCTATTGAGGCTTTGATGAAGCTTGATGTTCCTTACATTGTGGCAGTGCCTTTGGTGTTTCAGACAACTGAAGAGTGGCTTAACAGTACTTTGGGTCTTCACCCAATTCAGGTTGCATTGCAGGTGGCTCTTCCTGAGCTTGATGGAGGCATGGAGCCTATTGTTTTCGCCGGAAGGGATCCTAGAACAG GGAAGGCACATGCCCTTCACAAGAGGGTTGAACAACTGTGCACCAGGGCAATCAAATGGGCTGAACTGACAAAGAAGACAAAG GAAGAGAAGAGAATAGCAATCACTGTCTTCAGTTTCCCTCCCGACAAAGGAAATGTTGGAACTGCGGCTTACCTGAATGTCTTTGCCTCCATCTTCTCAGTTCTCAAAGACCTTAAAGAAGATGGTTACAATGTTGAGGGCCTACCAGAGAGTTCAGAGGCTTTAATTGAAGAAGTTATTCATGACAAAGAGGCTCAATTCAGCAGTCCAAACCTGAACGTTGCCTACAAAATGGGGGTCCGGGAATATCATAAATTAACTCCATATGCCACTATGTTGGAAGAAAACTGGGGCAAGGCTCCTGGAAATTTGAACTCAGATGGAGAGAATCTCTTGGTATATGGAAAACAGTATGGTAATGTCTTCATTGGAGTTCAACCAACTTTTGGCTATGAGGGTGATCCTATGAGATTACTGTTCTCTAAGTCTGCTAGTCCTCACCATGGCTTTGCAGCTTACTACTCGTTTGTTGAAAAGATCTTTAAAGCTGATGCTGTTCTTCACTTCGGTACTCATGGCTCGCTTGAATTCATGCCTGGAAAACAAGTGGGGATGAGTGATGCCTGTTATCCTGACAGTTTGATTGGGAACATTCCCaatgtttattattatgctGCTAACAACCCATCTGAAGCTACCATAGCCAAACGTCGTAGCTATGCAAATACCATCAGCTACCTTACTCCACCAGCCGAAAATGCAGGGCTCTACAAGGGTCTTAAGCAGTTAAGTGAACTCATCTCCTCGTACCAATCGCTGAAAGACTCTGGTCGTGGCCCACAGATTGTCAGCTCAATCATCAGCACAGCCAAACAATGTAATCTTGACAAGGATGTAGACCTGCCTGATGAAGGCACTGAACTCTCAGTTAAAGACCGAGATAGTGTGGTTGGAAAAGTGTACTCCAAAATCATGGAGATCGAATCCCGTCTTCTCCCTTGTGGCCTTCATATCATTGGTGAGCCTCCAACAGCCATGGAAGCAGTAGCAACCCTGGTCAACATTGCAGCGCTGGATCGTCCTGAAGATGAAATTACATCGTTCCCATCCATATTAGCTCAGACAGTGGGGAGAGAAATAGAGGATATCTACAGAGGAAGTGACAAAGGAGTTCTCAAGGATGTTGAGCTTCTTAAGCAAATAACTGAAGCAACACGAGGAGCGATTTCCAAATTCGTGGAGCGTACAACAAATAACAAAGGCCAAGTTGTTGATGTAGCTGATAAACTCAGCTCAATTCTTGGTTTTGGCATCAATGAACCTTGGATTGACTACTTATCTAGCACCAAATTTTACCGCGCAGACAGGGAGAAACTGAGAAAACTATTTGAGTTCTTGGGAGAGTGCTTGAAGCTAATTGTGGCTGACAATGAGTTGGGAAGTCTAAAGCAAGCATTGGAGGGAAAGTTTGTCGAACCAGGGCCAGGCGGAGACCCAATTAGAAACCCGAAAGTTTTGCCAACGGGGAAGAATATTCATGCTCTTGATCCACAAGCCATTCCTACCACAGCTGCTATGCAGAGTGCAAGGATTGTTGTGGAGAGGCTAGTTGAGAGGCAAAAGATTGACAATGGTGGAAAGTACCCCGAAACAGTTGCACTGGTATTGTGGGGCACTGACAATATAAAAACTTATGGTGAGTCCTTGGGTCAAGTTTTGTGGATGATTGGTGTTAGACCAATTGCTGATACTTTAGGCCGAGTCAACCGAGTTGAACCAGTCAGTCTTGAAGAGCTTGGAAGGCCTAGGATTGATGTTGTTGTTAACTGTTCAGGAGTGTTCAGGGATCTCTTTATCAATCAG ATGAATCTCCTTGATCGGGCGGTAAAGATGGTTGCTGAACTAGATGAGCCTGTAGAAATGAACTTTGTTCGAAAACACGCATTAGAACAGGCAGAATCCCTTGGAGTTGGAGTAAGAGAAGCCGCAACTCGAATCTTCTCGAATGCCTCAGGATCCTACTCTTCTAACATTAACCTTGCTGTGGAGAACTCTACATGGAATGATGAGAAACAACTGCAGGACATGTATTTGAGCAGGAAATCTTTCGCTTTTGATTGTGATGCCCCTGGTGCTGGCATGACTGAGAAAAGACAAGTTTTCGAGATGGCTTTGAGTACAGCTGAAGCAACCTTCCAAAACCTTGACTCTTCAGAAATCTCACTCACTGATGTGAGTCACTACTTTGACTCAGACCCCACCAATCTGGTTCAGAACTTGAGAAAGGATGGGAAGAAACCGAGTGCTTACATAGCTGATACCACAACAGCCAATGCTCAG GTTCGTACACTTTCTGAGACCGTGAGGCTTGATGCTCGCACTAAGCTGCTGAACCCCAAGTGGTATGAAGGAATGATGTCAACTGGTTATGAAGGTGTTCGTGAAATCGAGAAGAGACTTACCAACACTGTTGGATGGAGTGCCACTTCTGGTCAAGTTGACAACTGGGTTTATGAAGAGGCCAATACCACCTTCATCCAAGATGAGGAGATGATGAACAGGCTCATGAACAAGAACCCAAACTCATTCCGAAAGATGGTGCAGACATTCTTGGAGGCTAATGGACGTGGCTACTGGGAGACATCAGCTGACAACATTGAGAAGTTGAGGCAGTTGTACTCAGAAGTTGAGGACAAAATTGAGGGAATCGATCGGTAG
- the LOC115709889 gene encoding NAD-dependent malic enzyme 62 kDa isoform, mitochondrial, whose translation MHGGLSLTMGNLYGQMRASSSLVNRLNQKLRAVVNPSPWLSQSRSFTTTEGHRPTMIHKRSLDILHDPWFNKGTAFTMTERDRLDLRGLLPPNVMSTEQQIERFMADLKRYEVEARDGPSDPYAVAKWRILNRLHDRNETMYYKVLIANIEEYAPVIYTPTVGLVCQNYGGLFRRPRGMYFSGEDRGEMMSMVYNWPADEVDMIVVTDGSRILGLGDLGVQGIGIAIGKLDLYVAAAGINPQRVLPVMIDVGTNNEKLLKDPLYLGLQRHRLDGEEYLGVIDEFMEAVFTRWPHVIVQFEDFQSKWAFKLLQRYRARYRMFNDDVQGTAGVAIAGLLGAVRAQGRAMIDFPKQKIVVAGAGSAGIGVLNAARKTMARMLGNNESALESALRQFWVVDANGLITDERENVDPDALPFARKIEEIHRQGLKEGASLVQVVKQIKPDVLLGLSAVGGLFSKEVLEALKGSTSTRPAIFAMSNPTKNAECTPHEAFSIVGDNVVFASGSPFKDVHLGNGRIGHCNQGNNMYLFPGIGLGTLLSGSRIISDGMLQAAAECLAAYMSEEDVLNGVIYPSISSIRDITKQVAAAVIKEAIEEDLAEGYREMDARQLRKLSQDEIVEYVKNSMWSPEYPTLVYKQD comes from the exons ATGCATGGTGGTCTTAGCTTAACAATGGGGAACTTGTACGGCCAGATGAGAGCTTCATCATCTCTGGTGAATCGCCTTAATCAGAAACTGAGAGCTGTCGTGAATCCATCTCCATGGCTGTCTCAATCCAGATCATTTACCACCACCGAAGGTCACCGTCCCACGATGATCCACAAGCGCAGTCTCGACATTCTCCACGATCCATGGTTCAACAAAGGAACAGCTTTCACAATGACAGAACGAGACCGTTTGGATCTGAGAGGGCTTCTTCCACCAAATGTTATGTCAACAGAGCAGCAAATCGAACGATTTATGGCTGATTTGAAGAGGTACGAAGTGGAAGCGAGAGATGGACCTTCTGATCCGTACGCAGTGGCGAAATGGAGGATACTTAATCGATTACATGATAGAAATGAGACAATGTATTATAAGGTTTTGATTGCTAATATTGAAGAATATGCTCCTGTGATTTATACTCCTACTGTTGGTCTTGTTTGTCAAAACTATGGTGGTTTGTTTAGAAGACCAAGGGGAATGTATTTCAGTGGTGAAGATCGTGGTGAAATGATGTCTATGGTTTATAATTGGCCAGCTGATGAGGTTGATATGATTGTTGTTACAGATGGAAGTAGAATATTGGGGCTTGGTGATCTTGGTGTTCAGGGGATTGGTATTGCTATTGGGAAACTTGACTTGTATGTAGCTGCTGCTGGGATTAATCCTCAAAGG GTACTTCCTGTGATGATTGATGTTGGAACCAACAATGAGAAATTGCTCAAAGACCCTTTGTATCTGGGATTACAGAGACATCGTTTAGATGGTGAAGAGTATCTTGGTGTTATTGATGAATTTATGGAGGCAGTTTTTACTAGATGGCCCCATGTTATTGTCCAGTTTGAAGATTTTCAAAGCAAATGGGCATTTAAGTTGTTGCAGCGTTATAGAGCTAGATACAGAATGTTTAATGATGATGTTCAGGGAACAGCAGGAGTTGCCATTGCTGGACTTTTGGGAGCTGTAAGAGCACAAGGAAGAGCAATGATTGATTTCCCGAAACAGAAGATTGTTGTTGCTGGTGCTGGGAGTGCAGGAATAGGTGTTCTAAATGCTGCAAGAAAAACAATGGCAAGGATGTTGGGAAACAATGAATCTGCTTTAGAGAGTGCTTTGAGACAGTTTTGGGTGGTTGATGCCAATGGTCTTATCACAGATGAGCGCGAAAATGTTGATCCTGATGCACTTCCTTTTGCAAGAAAAATCGAAGAAATTCATCGACAGGGGTTAAAGGAAGGTGCAAGTCTTGTACAAGTGGTGAAACAAATTAAGCCTGATGTGCTTCTTGGATTGTCAGCAGTTGGGGGCTTGTTCTCAAAAGAAGTACTAGAGGCACTTAAAGGTTCAACTTCAACAAGGCCTGCAATCTTCGCCATGTCAAATCCTACCAAAAACGCAGAATGTACTCCTCATGAGGCATTCTCCATTGTGGGAGACAATGTTGTATTTGCAAGTGGAAGTCCATTCAAGGATGTCCATCTTGGAAATGGTCGTATTGGTCACTGCAACCAGGGAAACAACATGTACCTTTTCCCGGGAATTGGGCTTGGTACTCTTCTATCTGGATCAAGGATCATCTCTGATGGCATGCTGCAAGCAGCGGCTGAATGCCTAGCTGCATATATGTCAGAAGAGGATGTTCTAAATGGGGTTATTTACCCATCTATATCAAGCATTCGAGATATAACAAAACAAGTAGCTGCAGCTGTTATAAAGGAAGCTATAGAAGAGGATCTAGCTGAAGGTTACCGCGAAATGGATGCGCGCCAACTTAGAAAACTTAGTCAGGACGAAATTGTAGAGTATGTGAAGAACAGTATGTGGTCTCCAGAATACCCAACACTGGTTTATAAGCAAGATTGA
- the LOC115711568 gene encoding NDR1/HIN1-like protein 6 produces MAENQRVHPAIDIEAPPTAPLVPNGTSASKKGSPVRNHPPLPQTIPTIQAIPAKKRNCCCKCVCWTIGLLVLLLIIIAATAGILYKVFQPKLPNYSVNSLKISDLRLNFDMTLYAKFDVKITANNPNKKIGIYYKKGGKLSVWSTKTKLCEGSLPNFYQGHQNKTVLNIALTGQTQYGNTLMTALQEQQRTGRIPLDLKVHAPVAIKLGKLKLRKVKVTGGCLLVVDSLTTNNLISIKASNCKFRLKL; encoded by the coding sequence ATGGCAGAAAATCAGAGAGTTCATCCAGCAATAGATATTGAAGCACCCCCAACAGCACCTTTGGTCCCCAATGGTACTTCGGCCTCGAAAAAAGGGAGTCCAGTTCGGAACCACCCTCCATTACCGCAGACCATTCCTACCATCCAAGCAATACCTGCGAAAAAGAGAAATTGTTGTTGCAAGTGTGTGTGTTGGACAATAGGCCTCCTAGTACTCTTGTTGATAATCATTGCAGCCACTGCAGGCATTCTTTACAAGGTTTTCCAGCCAAAACTCCCCAATTATTCAGTCAACAGTTTAAAGATAAGTGATCTAAGACTCAATTTCGACATGACACTCTACGCCAAATTCGATGTGAAGATTACAGCCAACAATCCAAACAAGAAAATTGGAATTTACTACAAGAAAGGAGGTAAGCTGAGTGTTTGGTCAACAAAAACTAAGCTTTGTGAAGGGTCACTACCAAATTTCTACCAAGGTCACCAGAACAAAACAGTGCTCAATATAGCCTTGACAGGCCAAACCCAGTATGGGAATACTTTAATGACTGCATTGCAAGAGCAACAGAGAACCGGACGAATTCCATTGGATCTTAAGGTTCATGCACCAGTAGCAATTAAACTTGGGAAGCTGAAGCTGAGGAAGGTGAAAGTCACAGGGGGATGCCTATTGGTGGTGGACAGTTTAACCACAAATAATTTAATCAGCATTAAAGCTAGTAATTGCAAGTTTAGattaaagctttga
- the LOC115709898 gene encoding uncharacterized protein LOC115709898: MALSSTPDEITASMALLGLSSHSPSSSSTSSPSTFTFEKRNQATNQNKNSPKLKKWRNRIRERNEKQIVEIEQSVKNNKETEVKKMEFSSSSSTSESSKKESEKAAAKMIGENNPGLISMEDRLMAERLCKLKSMVSEE; this comes from the exons ATGGCTTTATCTTCAACCCCTGATGAAATCACTGCATCAATGGCTCTACTCGGTCTTTCCTCCCATTCACCATCATCATCGTCAACCTCTTCTCCAAG TACCTTCACTTTCGAAAAAAGGAACCAAGCGACAAACCAGAACAAGAATTCACCCAAGCTCAAG AAATGGAGAAATCGGATTCGCGAAAGGAACGAGAAACAGATAGTGGAAATTGAACAAAGTGTAAAGAATAATAAGGAAACTGAAGTGAAGAAAATggagttttcttcttcttcttctacttcTGAAAGTTCAAAGAAGGAATCGGAGAAAGCAGCGGCGAAGATGATCGGAGAAAATAATCCAGGGTTAATATCAATGGAAGATAGATTGATGGCGGAGCGTCTTTGTAAGCTGAAATCCATGGTTAGTGAGGAATAG